A part of Paenibacillus sp. IHBB 10380 genomic DNA contains:
- a CDS encoding YheC/YheD family protein: MSKQTIKGKMIKHKIMKKNPSLHPHIPKTKWLTPSRAIHMLKTHPTVFLKPDGGSGGSGILRIRNTSTGDYEIRQGSTRKRVGRHRLSRTLRIYNKSSRKFIVQKGIDLGKYHGKVFDIRMYLQKPKSEWGISGMVARVAPRNRYITNYHKGGQAATLEKVLFPIFEGNTEKVKECIDHLKHISMTVAGTLDKKFRYIRELGIDLAVDSSGKIWIIEANTRPQHNLFAQLPTKEMLYTIRHNKKMIKKG, encoded by the coding sequence ATGTCAAAACAAACAATAAAAGGAAAAATGATTAAACACAAAATTATGAAAAAAAACCCTTCCCTGCACCCTCATATACCCAAAACAAAGTGGCTGACTCCCTCAAGAGCGATTCACATGCTGAAAACACATCCTACAGTCTTCCTGAAACCAGACGGCGGCAGTGGCGGATCGGGCATTCTGAGAATCCGCAATACTTCTACCGGGGATTATGAGATTAGGCAAGGATCGACACGCAAACGTGTCGGGCGTCACAGGTTGTCTCGAACTTTACGGATCTATAACAAATCGTCCAGAAAATTCATCGTTCAAAAGGGTATAGATTTAGGGAAGTACCATGGAAAAGTATTTGATATTAGAATGTATTTGCAAAAACCTAAGTCTGAATGGGGTATCTCCGGCATGGTAGCTCGAGTTGCGCCCCGAAATCGTTACATTACCAACTACCATAAGGGAGGACAGGCGGCAACGTTAGAAAAAGTATTGTTCCCGATATTTGAAGGCAACACCGAGAAGGTTAAAGAATGTATTGACCATCTTAAGCACATTTCAATGACCGTTGCGGGAACGCTCGATAAGAAATTTCGGTATATTCGCGAGCTTGGCATTGATCTAGCCGTAGACAGCAGCGGAAAGATCTGGATCATAGAAGCGAATACAAGACCTCAACACAACCTTTTTGCCCAACTCCCTACCAAAGAAATGCTATATACGATAAGGCATAACAAAAAGATGATAAAGAAAGGATAG
- a CDS encoding spore germination protein encodes MNKSRRSQGLISNTGLNSTSVLGLPAPPIEEEPIQQDLDRNIEMAKRIFADCSDMVYRNVKVAQGKEALIFYIEGIVDSQEIEMYMLRPFIQGYVDEEEEGAMGSVQSPEDTRVSLLQATRATNWGEISTSIINAGVVLLIDGDSEAYLFNVKGGVRRGVEEPQTESVIRGPREGFTETLRVNTALIRFRIKNPKLKMVNYVIGEETKTDVVLTYIDGLIDPKRLRDVKKRLKDIKIDGILESGYIEELIEDHPYSPFPQVQYTERPDTIAAQLLEGSFAILVDGTPFVLVGPVTLWQLMQASEDYYERFFISNFLRFIRYLFLLIAIFLPGLYIAVTTYHQDMLPSTLILSIAAAREAIPFPALIEALMMEIAFEALREAGIRLPKTVGQAVSILGALVIGQAAVEAGIVSAPMVIVVSLTGIASFTIPRFNLAITVRLLRFPLMIMAGFLGLFGMIITTIWILVHISQLTSFGVPYLSGISPYYKDDQKDILVRVPWWKMIHRPHGMARDNLKRMKKDINGAPKPGKSW; translated from the coding sequence ATGAACAAGTCAAGAAGGTCTCAGGGCTTAATATCTAACACTGGCTTGAACTCTACGTCTGTGTTAGGTCTTCCGGCGCCCCCTATTGAAGAGGAGCCTATTCAGCAAGACCTAGATCGCAATATAGAGATGGCCAAACGTATCTTTGCAGATTGCTCAGATATGGTATATCGGAACGTTAAGGTAGCTCAAGGTAAAGAGGCATTAATATTCTACATTGAAGGGATTGTCGACTCACAAGAGATTGAGATGTATATGCTGAGACCCTTTATCCAAGGTTATGTAGATGAGGAAGAAGAGGGAGCAATGGGTTCTGTTCAATCTCCTGAAGATACGCGTGTATCTCTCTTACAGGCTACAAGGGCTACAAATTGGGGAGAGATTAGTACATCTATCATCAACGCAGGTGTCGTACTTCTAATAGATGGGGATAGTGAAGCCTATCTTTTTAATGTTAAGGGAGGCGTAAGGCGTGGTGTTGAGGAACCTCAGACAGAGTCGGTTATCCGGGGTCCAAGGGAGGGGTTTACGGAAACACTAAGAGTCAATACAGCTCTAATTCGCTTTAGGATTAAGAATCCGAAGCTCAAGATGGTTAATTATGTTATCGGTGAAGAGACTAAGACAGATGTGGTCTTGACCTATATTGATGGATTAATCGATCCTAAACGGCTACGAGATGTAAAAAAGCGGCTAAAGGATATTAAGATCGATGGCATACTTGAATCAGGTTATATTGAAGAACTTATTGAGGATCATCCCTACTCCCCATTTCCGCAGGTGCAATACACCGAACGACCGGATACCATTGCTGCACAATTACTTGAAGGGAGTTTTGCTATTTTAGTAGATGGCACACCTTTTGTATTGGTCGGTCCAGTGACGTTATGGCAACTGATGCAAGCAAGTGAAGATTATTATGAACGCTTCTTTATTAGTAATTTCTTGCGGTTTATCCGGTACCTTTTCTTACTTATTGCTATATTTCTGCCGGGACTTTATATTGCCGTGACAACGTATCACCAAGATATGTTGCCATCGACACTTATACTCAGTATAGCGGCAGCTCGGGAGGCCATCCCCTTTCCGGCTCTCATTGAAGCGCTAATGATGGAAATTGCATTTGAAGCTCTTCGGGAAGCAGGGATTAGGCTTCCCAAAACGGTAGGGCAAGCGGTCAGTATTCTGGGTGCACTCGTCATTGGACAGGCAGCTGTGGAAGCGGGAATTGTATCTGCACCTATGGTTATTGTGGTGTCTTTAACAGGAATTGCATCCTTCACGATTCCAAGGTTTAATTTGGCTATTACCGTTCGTTTATTGCGCTTCCCACTGATGATCATGGCAGGGTTTCTAGGTCTATTTGGAATGATTATTACAACGATTTGGATTTTAGTACATATATCACAACTTACATCCTTTGGCGTTCCGTATCTATCCGGGATAAGCCCATATTACAAAGATGATCAAAAGGATATACTTGTTCGTGTTCCCTGGTGGAAAATGATTCATCGACCTCACGGAATGGCTAGGGATAACCTAAAGAGAATGAAAAAAGATATCAATGGTGCACCTAAACCTGGAAAAAGTTGGTGA
- the aepY gene encoding phosphonopyruvate decarboxylase, translated as MIDTGQFGEELKQSGFTFYTGVPCSFLKNLINYAINDCEYVGATNEGDALAIASGAYLGGKYPVVLMQNSGLANAVSPLVSLNYTFQIPLLGFVSLRGEPGIPDEPQHELMGQITTRLLDLMQVSWAYLSSDIVKAKDQIQQAMVDIRRNRPFFFVVKKGTFQKEILQPQELKPSSHPLKQIKSTYDQLPTRYEALSMIHSLKDNNTVQLATTGKTGRELYEIEDDAGNFYMVGSMGCISSVGLGLSLSQNNKDVIVIDGDGALLMRMGSLATNGYYSPPNMLHILLDNNAHDSTGGQKTVSDNINFVEITAACGYKKSIYVHNLEQLKTSIMAWKMEKGLTFLHLKIAVGSKKNLPRPHIKPYEVKDRLRKFLNSGSFNQQGDDQP; from the coding sequence ATGATCGATACTGGGCAGTTCGGAGAAGAACTGAAACAATCCGGATTTACGTTTTATACCGGAGTTCCCTGCTCTTTTCTGAAAAATTTGATCAATTACGCGATAAATGATTGTGAATATGTGGGGGCAACGAACGAAGGCGATGCGCTGGCCATAGCAAGTGGTGCTTACTTGGGAGGGAAATACCCCGTTGTTCTCATGCAAAATTCAGGGCTGGCGAATGCCGTCTCTCCCTTAGTATCTCTGAATTATACGTTCCAAATTCCGCTACTTGGGTTCGTTAGTCTCCGCGGTGAGCCAGGGATTCCAGACGAACCTCAACATGAATTAATGGGCCAGATCACAACTCGCCTGCTAGATCTAATGCAAGTAAGTTGGGCGTATTTATCTTCAGATATAGTCAAAGCGAAAGACCAGATACAACAAGCTATGGTGGATATCAGACGAAATCGCCCTTTCTTCTTTGTCGTTAAAAAAGGGACCTTTCAGAAGGAAATCCTGCAACCCCAAGAACTTAAGCCTTCATCCCATCCACTCAAACAAATAAAAAGCACTTATGATCAGCTACCCACACGTTACGAAGCTCTTTCTATGATTCACTCTCTAAAAGACAACAATACCGTGCAGCTTGCCACCACCGGAAAGACAGGGCGAGAGCTGTATGAAATCGAAGACGATGCCGGCAATTTCTATATGGTAGGTTCTATGGGATGTATTAGCTCTGTTGGACTCGGGCTCTCATTATCCCAGAATAATAAAGATGTTATCGTCATTGACGGAGACGGCGCTCTACTCATGCGCATGGGCTCCCTAGCTACAAACGGATATTACAGCCCCCCAAATATGCTCCATATTTTACTAGATAATAACGCACACGACTCGACTGGTGGGCAAAAGACCGTGTCTGACAATATTAACTTTGTCGAGATTACAGCAGCCTGCGGCTATAAGAAATCTATTTATGTGCATAATTTAGAACAACTGAAGACCTCTATTATGGCGTGGAAAATGGAAAAAGGGTTAACCTTTCTTCATCTGAAAATTGCTGTGGGCTCCAAGAAAAATCTCCCTCGGCCCCATATCAAGCCCTACGAGGTCAAGGATCGACTACGCAAGTTCTTAAACTCTGGCTCCTTCAATCAACAAGGGGACGATCAACCATGA
- a CDS encoding FAD-dependent oxidoreductase, which produces MNEINGSSNELPRYPESLWMASSDLPTFPQLTQDITVDVGIVGAGITGITTAYLLSKEGYKVALIDAGKILEGTTGHTTAKVTTQHGLIYDEILNHFGLEKSIQYYRANQEALDWMEKLVHKLKIDCEWQTQDAYLYAESDSSLDKLVKEFDAYEKLRIPGEWTNSIPIPLVVKGAIKLPNQAQFHPLSYLKRLVEEIIKAGGAIYENTTISKKIETEGSPFTLTTLHGDHQLKCSHVVSTSHFPFSDGGGFFFSRLYAERSYVIAIKPETPFAGGMYLSVDKPNRSLRDASLNGEQVILVGGDSHKTGQGICTYQHYENLEAFGEKLFGIKSIPFRWSTQDLITLDKVPYIGQITSNNKDMYVATGFAKWGMTKGTLAARLISDQIQRKDNPYTELFTPSRFIGDPSIKNFVVQNANVAKELITGKIGMVHRKADELGQDEGSVVIHNGRRAGAYKDPEGHLFLVDTTCTHLGCEVEWNEAERSWDCPCHGSRFGYDGQVMEGPAQEPLRKLND; this is translated from the coding sequence ATGAATGAAATAAATGGATCGTCAAACGAACTGCCGCGATATCCCGAGTCTTTATGGATGGCATCCAGCGATCTGCCCACCTTTCCCCAACTTACCCAGGATATCACTGTAGACGTTGGTATTGTAGGCGCTGGAATCACAGGCATAACTACAGCCTATCTGTTATCGAAGGAAGGATATAAAGTTGCCTTAATAGATGCAGGTAAAATATTAGAAGGTACGACGGGGCACACCACTGCCAAGGTTACCACCCAGCATGGTCTCATCTATGATGAGATTCTCAATCACTTCGGCCTCGAGAAGTCCATCCAGTACTATCGTGCTAATCAAGAAGCGCTAGATTGGATGGAGAAATTGGTACACAAACTTAAAATTGATTGTGAGTGGCAAACACAAGACGCCTATTTATATGCTGAAAGTGACTCATCACTAGACAAACTAGTGAAAGAATTTGATGCCTATGAGAAACTTCGCATTCCTGGTGAATGGACTAACAGCATCCCTATCCCGCTCGTCGTTAAGGGTGCGATTAAACTACCCAACCAAGCACAGTTCCATCCCTTATCTTACTTGAAACGATTAGTAGAAGAGATCATCAAGGCGGGTGGAGCTATATATGAGAACACAACAATATCCAAAAAAATTGAAACCGAAGGGAGCCCCTTCACACTCACGACCCTTCACGGAGATCATCAATTAAAGTGCAGCCATGTCGTCTCGACCTCCCATTTTCCATTCTCTGATGGTGGAGGCTTCTTCTTCTCACGGTTGTATGCAGAACGGTCTTACGTGATCGCCATCAAGCCGGAGACGCCCTTTGCTGGGGGGATGTATTTGAGCGTAGATAAACCCAATCGTTCCTTAAGAGACGCTTCCCTGAACGGAGAGCAAGTCATTCTCGTAGGTGGGGATAGCCACAAGACTGGACAAGGTATCTGTACATATCAACATTATGAGAATCTAGAGGCTTTCGGCGAGAAGTTGTTTGGTATCAAGAGTATTCCCTTCCGCTGGTCTACTCAGGATCTAATTACCCTCGATAAAGTCCCCTACATTGGACAGATCACTTCGAATAATAAAGATATGTATGTTGCAACTGGATTTGCTAAGTGGGGGATGACAAAGGGGACGTTAGCAGCCAGACTGATTAGCGATCAAATCCAGCGTAAAGACAACCCCTATACAGAATTATTCACACCTTCGCGCTTTATAGGCGATCCCAGCATTAAAAATTTTGTTGTTCAGAATGCCAATGTTGCTAAAGAATTGATAACAGGTAAGATAGGTATGGTTCATCGAAAGGCAGATGAGCTCGGGCAAGATGAAGGTTCCGTCGTTATCCATAACGGTAGAAGGGCGGGCGCATATAAAGACCCCGAGGGTCACTTGTTTCTCGTCGATACGACATGTACCCATTTGGGTTGCGAGGTGGAATGGAATGAGGCCGAGCGTTCTTGGGATTGTCCATGTCACGGCTCTCGGTTTGGCTACGATGGACAGGTTATGGAAGGTCCTGCACAAGAACCATTAAGGAAACTGAATGACTAG
- a CDS encoding cupin domain-containing protein, with protein MEKKELLPVKEYNQDKFTKRIIFKSGESVVFVLNFMPGQELPTHQHPGTAVFILVLDGGGTVTVNGEESALVKDDVISCEGEEHFSFKNTGSTPTSLYVVLSKIPDERYVQNI; from the coding sequence ATGGAAAAGAAAGAGTTACTACCCGTGAAAGAGTACAATCAGGACAAATTCACCAAACGGATTATATTTAAAAGCGGTGAAAGTGTAGTCTTTGTATTAAACTTTATGCCAGGACAAGAACTACCGACACATCAGCATCCAGGAACAGCAGTATTTATCCTTGTGCTTGATGGAGGCGGAACAGTAACGGTGAATGGAGAAGAATCTGCTTTAGTTAAGGATGATGTCATCTCCTGCGAGGGAGAAGAGCACTTTTCTTTCAAAAATACCGGAAGCACTCCGACTAGTCTCTATGTCGTTCTAAGTAAGATTCCAGATGAAAGATATGTTCAGAATATATAA
- a CDS encoding diguanylate cyclase — protein sequence MISTLFVNVCIIVTCLYFSGMLSDNYVIGVSSPTLKVKYTSGLLFGLFGIILMNYSIPVAANTYVDLRHLFIVIIAIYMGGTSAVISSIVIGVGRTLLYGLTPTSILTFIGFIVIGFVCSYITRMNRSRLFKLNLMNLLSLLIILCILYLCIYDIDLILTFYPIQFVIAIIGGLLAFLITEHIHSSNELLMKLKKRAYTDHLTQLSNLRQFELSLKNTLSLAKQRGEKLSLLSIDIDRFKSINDTFGHSAGDAVLKQMGQVLLEYSRSFDIVSRNGGEEFTILLLDCPHSHALVIGERIRSSVQSHTFVIPNHDTLLITISIGVSTYPDTVTDSSGASLVEQADKALYKAKHEGRNRVCSLHSDAKLSSIGKTESILPPHL from the coding sequence ATGATCAGTACACTATTCGTTAACGTATGCATTATAGTTACTTGCTTATATTTCTCAGGGATGCTTTCTGATAATTACGTTATCGGTGTTTCTTCCCCTACATTGAAGGTCAAATATACTTCAGGCCTCCTCTTCGGTCTATTTGGTATTATTCTCATGAATTACAGCATTCCTGTAGCCGCCAATACGTATGTAGATCTTCGACATCTTTTTATCGTTATCATTGCCATCTACATGGGGGGTACCTCTGCTGTTATAAGTTCTATTGTTATCGGTGTGGGGCGCACTCTGCTCTATGGACTGACGCCTACCTCTATCCTTACCTTCATAGGATTCATCGTGATAGGGTTTGTATGTAGCTACATCACACGAATGAACAGATCAAGATTATTCAAGCTAAATCTCATGAATCTCCTTAGTTTATTAATCATTTTATGTATATTGTACTTATGTATATATGACATCGATCTAATATTGACCTTCTATCCTATTCAATTCGTCATTGCCATAATAGGAGGCCTATTAGCTTTTCTCATTACTGAACATATCCATTCTTCAAATGAACTACTCATGAAGCTGAAGAAGAGAGCTTACACGGACCATCTAACCCAGCTTAGTAACTTAAGACAGTTCGAATTATCGTTGAAAAACACATTATCTCTTGCTAAACAGCGGGGAGAGAAGCTATCCTTACTGTCCATTGATATTGACCGTTTCAAATCCATTAACGACACCTTCGGTCATTCAGCTGGAGATGCAGTCTTGAAGCAAATGGGACAGGTACTATTAGAATATTCACGATCCTTTGATATCGTCTCTCGTAACGGCGGTGAGGAATTCACTATACTATTATTGGACTGTCCCCATAGTCATGCTCTCGTGATCGGTGAGCGCATAAGATCATCCGTCCAAAGCCACACCTTCGTCATCCCGAATCATGACACTCTGCTGATAACCATCTCAATCGGTGTCTCTACTTATCCAGATACAGTTACTGACTCTAGTGGTGCTTCCCTAGTTGAACAAGCAGATAAAGCATTATATAAGGCTAAACATGAAGGTCGTAACAGAGTATGCTCCCTCCATTCAGATGCCAAGCTCTCATCCATTGGAAAAACAGAATCGATCCTTCCACCCCATTTATGA
- a CDS encoding V4R domain-containing protein, whose product MRDYTFEDMKMIERKNLGADVPLELFRAIRLIGLNQSLPAGGKGTTMTIGRQIGKSLPVSSVEELLQLIEDLKIGIPHIISRSEQGMHIAVDDCFCEGLPVQEGRMVCDLEGAIMEGALMKIYNKRVTAREVKCNVNGDERCEYELRF is encoded by the coding sequence ATGAGAGATTATACATTTGAGGACATGAAGATGATCGAAAGAAAAAATTTAGGAGCCGATGTTCCTCTTGAATTATTTAGAGCGATTAGACTTATTGGTCTTAATCAAAGTTTACCGGCAGGAGGAAAAGGTACAACGATGACCATAGGCAGACAAATTGGCAAAAGCTTGCCAGTATCGTCCGTCGAAGAACTTCTTCAACTGATTGAGGATTTGAAAATTGGCATTCCTCACATCATAAGTAGGAGTGAACAGGGGATGCATATCGCTGTTGACGATTGTTTCTGTGAAGGACTTCCTGTTCAAGAGGGCAGGATGGTTTGTGATCTTGAAGGAGCTATTATGGAAGGTGCATTAATGAAGATTTACAATAAAAGAGTGACGGCTAGAGAAGTGAAATGCAATGTTAACGGTGATGAACGTTGTGAATATGAACTGAGATTCTAG
- a CDS encoding YheC/YheD family protein: MSLRRSKNKWLKYKYMDHSSKLSPYLPRTEQFTHQSFLYLISKYGQVIVKPIGGSRGRGIYQVINLGEDQYEIHIENKKINFNGLDDAYNYLNEHIHSQGYMVQRLISRATVHGRPFDMRVIVQRRRHHSTWKVTGKVAKVVGHGYIVSNIERSNGKLMKVSSALEQSSLKNKSKTKLKHKIKHVAVRSAKRLDRLFPGHRIYGLDIGFDQKGHVWIIEANLFPSMSHFRMINDKKMYRRISSYKNGH; this comes from the coding sequence ATGTCGCTGAGACGGAGTAAGAATAAATGGCTTAAGTATAAGTATATGGATCACTCTTCTAAGTTATCCCCTTACCTTCCACGCACAGAACAGTTCACACACCAATCTTTTCTATATCTAATCAGTAAGTACGGCCAAGTTATCGTTAAACCGATTGGCGGTAGCCGGGGACGCGGTATTTATCAAGTAATAAATCTAGGTGAAGATCAATACGAGATCCATATAGAAAATAAAAAAATAAACTTCAATGGTTTAGATGATGCTTACAATTACCTAAATGAGCATATCCATTCTCAGGGGTATATGGTACAGCGCCTTATCTCGCGTGCTACGGTCCATGGGCGTCCCTTTGATATGCGTGTGATAGTACAGCGCAGACGCCACCATAGTACATGGAAAGTTACCGGTAAGGTAGCCAAAGTGGTGGGGCATGGTTACATCGTATCCAATATCGAAAGAAGCAATGGAAAGCTAATGAAGGTAAGTTCAGCATTGGAACAGTCATCGCTCAAAAACAAGTCAAAAACCAAGTTAAAGCACAAAATTAAACATGTGGCAGTGCGTTCAGCCAAGCGGTTGGACCGCTTATTCCCTGGCCATCGCATTTACGGTCTGGATATTGGTTTCGATCAGAAGGGTCACGTCTGGATCATCGAAGCCAATCTGTTTCCGTCTATGTCCCATTTCCGAATGATTAACGACAAAAAGATGTATCGTCGAATTTCCTCCTACAAAAACGGACATTAG
- a CDS encoding 2-aminoethylphosphonate aminotransferase: MRNVKRNILLTPGPATTTDTVKFAQIVPDICPRETEFGELMESISTGLTRIVADENHYTCVLFGGSGTAAVDSVLSSVIGEDTVIIINNGAYGKRMCEIATVYGVHFLEFVSPPDKPVDLIALEELFRSTHQSISHLAVVHHETTTGLLNDVQRLGDLCKKYQAELIVDAISSFGAVPIHMKDMNIGYIVASSNKNVQGLPGVSFVIASKQTFEDLKQVRPRSYYLNLYDQYKYFLQHRQMRFTAPIQTLYALQQAISELRVEGIEQRYERYTRSWESLTEGIHRMGLNHIVSEQYHSKLVTSISEPDCDGYDFQNMHDFFYNQGFTIYPGKVEKLKTFRIANIGDISHQDIEAFLVLLEIYLQDIGFSLRKVVNTHVAETE; this comes from the coding sequence ATGAGAAATGTAAAAAGAAACATTCTGCTTACCCCCGGTCCTGCAACAACGACGGACACGGTCAAATTTGCCCAAATTGTACCGGATATTTGTCCCCGTGAGACGGAGTTTGGTGAGTTAATGGAATCTATATCAACTGGTTTAACAAGGATTGTGGCAGACGAGAACCATTACACTTGCGTGTTGTTTGGTGGTTCAGGAACAGCAGCGGTGGATTCTGTTCTAAGCTCGGTCATTGGTGAGGATACGGTAATTATCATTAATAATGGTGCATACGGGAAACGAATGTGCGAAATCGCTACCGTGTACGGAGTACACTTCCTTGAATTTGTAAGTCCTCCCGATAAGCCCGTGGACTTGATCGCCTTGGAAGAATTGTTTCGAAGTACCCACCAGTCCATCTCCCATCTCGCTGTAGTTCATCATGAGACGACTACGGGTCTATTAAACGATGTTCAACGCCTAGGCGATTTGTGTAAAAAGTACCAGGCTGAATTGATCGTTGATGCCATAAGTTCATTTGGAGCCGTTCCTATTCATATGAAAGATATGAACATCGGTTATATCGTGGCAAGCTCCAATAAGAATGTTCAAGGGCTACCGGGTGTATCCTTTGTTATTGCCAGCAAACAAACATTCGAGGATCTCAAGCAAGTTCGCCCAAGAAGTTATTACTTGAATTTGTATGATCAGTATAAGTATTTCCTTCAACATCGTCAGATGAGATTCACCGCCCCGATTCAGACTCTTTACGCTCTCCAACAAGCAATTTCTGAATTGAGGGTTGAGGGTATCGAGCAAAGATATGAGAGGTACACAAGATCGTGGGAATCGTTGACCGAGGGAATACATCGGATGGGATTGAATCATATTGTATCGGAACAATACCATTCCAAATTGGTGACTTCCATTAGTGAACCCGATTGTGATGGATACGATTTTCAGAATATGCACGATTTTTTTTACAATCAGGGATTTACGATTTATCCCGGTAAAGTCGAGAAATTAAAAACATTCCGAATCGCGAATATCGGAGATATTTCCCATCAAGATATTGAAGCATTCTTAGTGTTACTTGAAATTTACTTGCAGGATATCGGATTTTCTCTACGAAAGGTGGTGAATACCCATGTCGCTGAGACGGAGTAA
- the aepX gene encoding phosphoenolpyruvate mutase encodes MNKSTQLKRIFQSQGTEYLMEAHNGLSARIVEEAGFKGIWASGLSISSSMGVRDSNEASWTQVLDVLEFMSDATKIPILLDGDTGYGNFNNARRLVKKLEQRNIAGVCIEDKLFPKTNSFINNGPQPLANIDEFCGKIKAMKDTQNDDDFVVVARVEAFIAGFGLEETLLRAEAYERAGADAILVHSKKSNASEIQSFMNEWKSRTPIIIVPTKYYSTPTSLFKEMGISTIIWANHNLRASIDAMQTISQTIFQDENLFAVEDTVATVEEVFRLQQVGELTIAEAKYLPKSHKVRDDSL; translated from the coding sequence ATGAATAAATCCACTCAATTAAAGCGCATTTTTCAATCTCAGGGTACGGAATATTTAATGGAGGCCCACAATGGCTTATCTGCGAGAATCGTGGAAGAAGCCGGATTTAAAGGAATATGGGCTAGCGGACTATCCATTTCATCATCGATGGGCGTTCGGGACAGTAACGAGGCTTCCTGGACACAGGTACTTGATGTGCTTGAGTTCATGAGCGACGCGACGAAGATACCCATATTGTTGGATGGGGATACGGGTTACGGAAACTTCAATAATGCGAGAAGATTAGTAAAAAAACTGGAACAGCGCAATATCGCAGGCGTATGTATCGAAGATAAACTGTTTCCCAAAACAAATTCCTTTATTAATAATGGCCCACAGCCTCTTGCCAATATCGATGAGTTCTGCGGAAAAATAAAGGCGATGAAGGATACCCAAAACGATGATGACTTTGTCGTTGTTGCTAGAGTTGAAGCCTTTATTGCAGGTTTTGGCCTCGAAGAGACGCTGCTGCGAGCCGAGGCATATGAGCGTGCCGGAGCCGACGCCATACTGGTACACAGTAAAAAATCGAATGCCTCTGAGATACAATCATTCATGAACGAATGGAAGAGTAGAACCCCCATTATTATTGTTCCCACCAAGTATTATTCCACGCCAACATCCTTGTTTAAAGAAATGGGGATCAGTACGATTATCTGGGCTAACCATAATCTACGGGCTTCCATCGACGCGATGCAGACCATATCCCAAACCATTTTTCAAGATGAAAATCTTTTTGCAGTGGAAGACACTGTAGCTACCGTTGAAGAGGTTTTCAGACTACAGCAAGTTGGAGAGTTAACGATTGCTGAAGCCAAATATCTTCCCAAATCACACAAGGTTCGAGATGATTCCCTATGA